The following are encoded together in the Peromyscus leucopus breed LL Stock chromosome 1, UCI_PerLeu_2.1, whole genome shotgun sequence genome:
- the LOC114700540 gene encoding serum amyloid A-3 protein codes for MWRAYSDMKEANWKNSDKYFHARGNYDAAQRGPGGAWAAKVISDAREGIQRFTGRGAEDSRADQFANEWGRSGRDPNHFRPAGLSNKY; via the exons ATGTGGCGGGCTTACTCTGACATGAAGGAGGCCAACTGGAAAAACTCAGACAAATACTTCCATGCTAGAGGGAACTATGATGCTGCCCAAAGGGGACCAGGAGGAGCCTGGGCTGCTAAAGTGATCAG TGATGCCAGAGAGGGTATTCAGAGGTTCACAGGACGTGGGGCAGAGGACTCAAGAGCTGACCAGTTTGCCAACGAATGGGGTCGGAGTGGTAGAGACCCCAACCACTTCCGACCTGCTGGCCTGTCTAATAAATACTGA